One window from the genome of Echinicola vietnamensis DSM 17526 encodes:
- a CDS encoding restriction endonuclease subunit S, translating to MAKHNKEVGNFPPLRFHKNNKEWVRKKIGEISSISSGGTPSRGKYEFWGGNIPWITTSLIDFNEIQRAEEYITKEGLNQSSAKLFPKGTILMAMYGQGKTRGKVAILGIEATTNQACAAIKVKQGMDARFLYTYLEKEYDRIRNIANDGGQQNLSASLIKSYKISLPNLNEQVKISSFLLLIDRRINTQIKIIEQLETLMSGLRQKIFSRQLRFKDDEGNDFPKWEEKNLIQLASRIISKNKENNQNVLTISAQQGLISQLKFFNKSVAAKDLKGYYLMKNNDFAYNKSYSDGYPMGAIKKLTRYDNGVVSSLYICFRFNAFVNTVFMEHYFESGLHNREIEKYAQEGARNHGLLNIGIIDFFNTKISIPNTDEQTKIANFLSSFDKKIEAEKEILIQYQSQKKYFLQNLFI from the coding sequence ATGGCAAAGCACAACAAAGAAGTAGGCAATTTTCCCCCTTTGAGATTTCACAAGAATAATAAGGAGTGGGTCAGAAAGAAGATAGGAGAGATATCATCTATATCATCTGGAGGGACTCCAAGTCGTGGAAAATATGAATTTTGGGGTGGAAACATTCCATGGATTACAACTAGCTTAATAGATTTTAATGAAATCCAACGAGCAGAAGAATATATTACAAAAGAAGGGTTAAACCAATCCTCTGCTAAACTATTCCCAAAAGGAACAATACTGATGGCAATGTATGGACAAGGGAAAACGCGAGGTAAAGTTGCAATTTTGGGAATCGAGGCAACAACAAATCAAGCATGTGCAGCTATCAAAGTAAAACAGGGAATGGATGCCAGATTCCTTTATACCTATTTGGAAAAGGAATATGACAGAATAAGGAATATAGCGAACGACGGAGGACAACAAAATCTAAGTGCAAGTCTTATTAAAAGCTATAAAATAAGTCTGCCAAACTTAAATGAACAAGTAAAAATATCCTCCTTTCTTTTGTTAATTGATCGACGTATTAACACCCAAATCAAAATCATTGAACAATTAGAAACCTTAATGTCAGGTCTTCGGCAAAAAATCTTTTCTCGGCAGCTAAGATTTAAGGATGATGAGGGGAATGATTTTCCAAAATGGGAGGAGAAGAATCTAATACAATTGGCAAGTAGAATCATATCCAAAAACAAAGAGAATAACCAAAATGTATTAACCATATCTGCACAACAGGGCCTAATTAGTCAATTGAAGTTTTTCAACAAATCAGTTGCAGCCAAAGATCTTAAAGGATACTATTTAATGAAAAATAATGACTTTGCTTATAATAAAAGTTATTCTGATGGGTACCCAATGGGCGCAATTAAAAAGCTTACTCGATACGATAATGGAGTTGTGTCTTCACTTTATATCTGTTTCAGGTTTAACGCCTTCGTAAACACAGTATTTATGGAGCATTATTTTGAATCTGGCCTACATAACCGTGAGATTGAAAAATACGCCCAAGAAGGCGCAAGAAATCATGGGTTACTGAATATTGGGATTATTGACTTTTTCAATACAAAAATTTCAATTCCAAATACTGACGAACAAACCAAAATCGCCAATTTTCTCTCATCCTTTGACAAGAAGATAGAGGCAGAAAAGGAAATCTTAATCCAGTACCAAAGCCAGAAAAAATACTTTTTACAAAACCTGTTTATATAA
- a CDS encoding type I restriction-modification system subunit M has product MSEDQKQKLESQLWGIANLLRGKISADDYRDYILGFIFYKYLSEKQYLYANELLKSEGIEDYASLTESDLLDAIKEESLLKLGYFLQPQELFSALAAKGNTDYEDPDKVEGNGSNYILDDLQAVLNHIEQSTMGTESEDDFNALFEDLDLNSTKIGRTPNARNEIIVQILNRLNQIDFKLEYIHSDVLGDAYEYLIAKFAAGAGKSAGEFYTPQQVSKILAKIVTTGKSKLKSVYDPTCGSGSLLLRVAKEATVSEYYGQELNRTTYNLARMNMILHDVHFSDFDIRHEDTLENPQHKDERFEAIVANPPFSAHWKSDANPLNATDERFSQYGKLAPKTKADYAFVQHMLYHLADNGIMACVLPHGVLFRGASEGIIRQYLIKELNYLDAVIGLPANIFYGTSIPTCILVLSKCRKSDDNIVFIDASGEDHYVKEKNQNALRDQDVELIVDTYQNRKSIDKFSYVANLAEIAENDYNLNIPRYVDTFEEEEPVDIDAVMKEIKSLEAKRAELDQEIAGYFKELGLNF; this is encoded by the coding sequence ATGTCAGAAGATCAAAAACAAAAGCTGGAAAGTCAATTATGGGGTATTGCCAACCTCCTTCGTGGAAAGATCAGTGCGGATGATTATAGGGATTATATCCTGGGCTTTATATTCTACAAATACCTTTCCGAAAAACAATACCTCTATGCCAATGAGCTGCTCAAGAGTGAGGGAATAGAAGATTATGCGAGCTTAACTGAATCGGATTTATTGGATGCCATTAAGGAAGAATCATTATTGAAATTGGGCTACTTCTTACAGCCTCAAGAACTTTTTTCAGCTTTGGCGGCCAAGGGGAATACCGATTATGAAGATCCTGATAAGGTGGAGGGTAATGGCAGCAATTATATCCTGGATGATCTGCAAGCCGTGCTGAACCATATTGAGCAGAGCACTATGGGTACGGAGTCGGAAGATGATTTTAATGCCCTGTTCGAGGATCTTGACCTGAACTCCACCAAGATCGGCCGTACACCCAATGCCCGAAATGAGATCATCGTGCAGATCCTTAATCGCTTGAATCAAATCGATTTTAAACTAGAATATATTCATTCTGACGTATTGGGCGATGCCTATGAATACCTGATTGCGAAGTTTGCTGCCGGTGCTGGCAAATCAGCAGGGGAATTTTATACCCCGCAGCAGGTGTCCAAGATTTTGGCTAAAATCGTGACCACAGGAAAATCTAAACTAAAGTCAGTGTACGATCCTACCTGTGGTTCTGGTTCCTTACTCCTTCGAGTAGCGAAAGAGGCGACGGTAAGTGAATATTATGGGCAAGAGCTGAATCGTACCACTTATAACCTTGCGCGGATGAATATGATCCTTCATGATGTGCATTTCAGTGATTTTGATATCCGCCATGAGGACACCCTGGAAAATCCCCAGCATAAGGATGAACGTTTTGAAGCCATCGTGGCCAATCCGCCTTTTTCGGCTCACTGGAAATCAGATGCCAATCCTCTGAATGCCACTGATGAGCGTTTCAGTCAATATGGCAAGTTGGCACCCAAAACCAAAGCGGATTATGCCTTTGTGCAGCACATGCTGTATCATCTGGCAGACAATGGCATTATGGCTTGTGTGCTTCCCCATGGGGTGCTCTTTCGTGGTGCATCCGAAGGAATTATTCGCCAGTACCTGATAAAGGAACTCAATTACTTAGATGCAGTGATCGGCCTCCCTGCCAATATCTTTTATGGGACTTCTATTCCTACCTGTATTTTGGTGCTCAGTAAGTGCCGAAAGTCGGATGATAATATAGTCTTTATTGATGCCAGTGGAGAGGATCACTATGTAAAGGAAAAGAACCAGAATGCTTTGCGGGACCAGGATGTGGAATTGATCGTGGACACCTATCAAAATCGTAAATCCATCGACAAGTTCAGTTATGTGGCCAACTTAGCAGAGATCGCTGAAAATGACTATAACCTCAATATCCCTCGCTATGTGGACACTTTTGAAGAGGAAGAACCGGTGGATATTGATGCTGTAATGAAAGAAATCAAAAGTTTGGAGGCCAAGCGGGCAGAACTGGATCAGGAAATTGCCGGGTATTTTAAAGAACTGGGCTTGAATTTTTAA
- a CDS encoding 4-fold beta flower protein, whose protein sequence is MQETLFDRNGNAIAYVDYDDENTIYLWNGKPAAYLDDDKRIYGFNGKHLGWYENGVIWNLSGEKNGFNDSALPVFAKFEPFKSFKKFKPFKSFKQFAKTKPYYKTNTSKESLSQFLMNGAK, encoded by the coding sequence ATGCAAGAAACATTGTTTGACCGAAATGGAAATGCCATAGCCTATGTGGACTATGATGATGAAAACACAATCTATTTATGGAATGGAAAGCCCGCTGCCTATCTTGACGATGATAAACGTATTTATGGATTTAATGGCAAACACTTAGGTTGGTACGAAAATGGTGTTATTTGGAATTTGAGTGGAGAAAAAAATGGTTTTAATGATTCCGCTTTACCAGTATTTGCCAAATTTGAGCCTTTCAAATCATTTAAAAAATTTAAACCATTCAAATCCTTTAAACAATTCGCGAAGACTAAACCATACTATAAAACCAACACAAGTAAAGAATCACTATCTCAATTCTTAATGAATGGAGCTAAATAA
- a CDS encoding UvrD-helicase domain-containing protein, whose product MNSPAEKASEETLKKIYLALDNGNSFRVEAGAGAGKTYSLIKALHYLIEHKSAELQKGFQRIACITYTNVATEEIRNRIDNHPSVFVDTIHGFCWSILQGFQAQMRAQIELIGDEKLIEKIEDAGGLRKQKIVYDLGYRSATEKEIFIHHDNVIQLFTALLSKEKFRSILKNQYPIIFIDEYQDTNEELGKAIISNLIESKSDMQIGLFGDHWQKIYENGIGGMVSVDIEEIGKKANFRSEKNLVKFLNRMRPGLPQMEKDPSSAGEVKIFHSNNWIGVRRDGKGGGHWTGDLPEAEAGNYFRAVKNKLIQEGWEFSFEKTKILMLTNSVLAREQGYSGITKVFRFSDDYLKMQNKYIDYFVNILEPVSESFSKKKYGEMLKAIGIRTPRLKNHSDKKVWNDSLSKLIKNRNSGTIGDVIDCLAETQKPRLSSKIEESEEKYSKLKDLTEFEDEADKKLVSKIKKLKSVKYSEVIELAKYIDDKTPFSTNHGVKGAEFENVLVICGRGWNKYNWNQFLTWANDGVPDDKKESFERNRNLFYVSCSRPKKRLAVLFTQELSSSAMATLNKWFLPENIFPIII is encoded by the coding sequence ATGAATAGTCCAGCTGAAAAAGCATCAGAAGAGACATTAAAGAAAATCTACCTTGCGTTAGATAATGGAAATTCATTTCGTGTTGAAGCAGGTGCAGGTGCGGGTAAAACTTACTCTTTAATAAAAGCTTTACATTATTTGATAGAACATAAGTCAGCAGAGCTTCAAAAAGGATTTCAGAGAATTGCTTGTATAACATACACGAATGTCGCTACTGAAGAGATTAGAAATCGAATTGATAACCACCCATCGGTTTTTGTTGATACTATACATGGGTTTTGTTGGTCAATATTACAAGGGTTTCAGGCTCAAATGAGGGCTCAGATTGAATTAATAGGTGACGAAAAACTTATAGAAAAAATAGAGGACGCGGGAGGGCTAAGAAAACAAAAAATTGTATATGATTTAGGATATCGTAGTGCAACAGAAAAGGAAATCTTTATTCATCATGACAATGTGATTCAGTTATTCACTGCATTACTTTCCAAAGAAAAATTCAGAAGTATTCTTAAAAATCAATATCCAATTATTTTTATTGATGAATACCAAGACACAAATGAAGAGTTAGGAAAAGCAATAATATCAAATTTGATTGAATCAAAGTCTGATATGCAAATAGGATTATTTGGAGACCATTGGCAGAAAATTTATGAAAATGGTATTGGTGGAATGGTATCCGTTGATATTGAGGAAATAGGTAAAAAGGCAAACTTTAGGTCTGAAAAGAATTTAGTTAAATTTCTAAATAGGATGCGCCCAGGACTCCCTCAAATGGAAAAAGACCCATCTTCTGCTGGAGAAGTTAAAATCTTTCATTCAAATAATTGGATTGGTGTGAGGAGAGATGGTAAAGGAGGTGGACATTGGACAGGAGATTTGCCAGAGGCTGAAGCAGGTAATTATTTTAGAGCAGTAAAAAATAAGTTGATACAGGAAGGTTGGGAGTTTTCATTTGAAAAAACTAAAATTCTAATGCTTACTAATTCTGTTCTCGCTAGAGAACAAGGTTATAGCGGAATAACTAAAGTATTTAGGTTTTCAGATGATTATCTAAAAATGCAAAATAAATACATTGATTATTTTGTAAATATACTAGAACCAGTTTCAGAGTCATTCAGCAAAAAGAAATATGGTGAAATGTTAAAAGCGATTGGCATAAGAACACCAAGATTGAAAAACCATAGTGATAAGAAAGTTTGGAATGATAGTTTAAGCAAATTAATTAAAAATCGAAATTCTGGAACTATAGGTGATGTAATAGATTGTTTAGCCGAAACTCAAAAGCCTCGTTTGTCATCGAAAATTGAAGAATCTGAAGAGAAATATTCTAAACTCAAAGATTTAACCGAATTTGAGGATGAAGCAGACAAAAAACTTGTTTCAAAAATTAAAAAACTTAAATCTGTAAAATATTCAGAGGTCATTGAACTAGCTAAGTATATTGATGATAAAACCCCATTTTCAACAAATCATGGCGTAAAAGGAGCGGAATTTGAAAATGTATTGGTCATATGTGGTAGAGGATGGAATAAATACAATTGGAACCAGTTTCTTACCTGGGCAAACGATGGAGTTCCTGATGATAAGAAAGAATCTTTTGAACGTAATCGTAACCTTTTTTATGTTTCTTGTTCCAGACCTAAGAAAAGATTAGCAGTTTTATTTACACAAGAATTGTCTAGTTCAGCTATGGCAACATTAAACAAGTGGTTTTTACCAGAGAATATTTTCCCAATAATAATATAG